Proteins encoded by one window of Vidua chalybeata isolate OUT-0048 chromosome 8, bVidCha1 merged haplotype, whole genome shotgun sequence:
- the ZDHHC16 gene encoding palmitoyltransferase ZDHHC16 isoform X1, producing MLLSSGRCLGTVGIALEQAGCLPVGSLPNSCHYCRRGVAGMRSRQRMFAAVMRLLLKCLRLGRRRRFKLLRQVEQLWHYGHLCLRSLLYNSFTNGDVVLDSLFEPVYWLVDHVTRWFGVVFVALVIGLTSSIVAIVYICLLPLILQTYTPAWICWHLAYGHWNLIMIVFHYYMAITTSPGHPPQAKNDLTGVSICRKCIAPKPARTHHCSICNRCVLKMDHHCPWLNNCVGHYNHRYFFSFCLFMTMGCIYCSISGWEMFRDAYTAIERMKLLEKERLQVAANQTYYQTPPPTFSFRQRAFHKSVVYLWVLCSSVALALGALTLWHAALITRGETSIERHINRKERQRLQKKGKVSIAHGTGAGWGRARPDVPLPVPQVFRNPYSYGSWDNWKVFLGVDVPRHWLTRVLLPSPHLPHGTGLSWDLPPCVTEQRAPLLAI from the exons GCGTGGTGTGGCAGGGATGAGGAGCCGGCAGCGGATGTTTGCCGCGGTGATGCGCCTGCTCCTCAAGTGCCTGCGGCTGGGGCGGCGGCGCCGGTTCAAGCTGTTGCGGCAggtggagcagctgtggcactACGGGCACCTCTGCCTCCGCTCCCTGCTCTACAACTCCTTCACCAACGGCGACGTGGTGCTTGACTCTCTCTTCGAGCCGGTCTACTGGCTGGTGGACCATGTCACCCGATGGTTTGGTGTG GTGTTTGTGGCACTGGTGATTGGGCTCACGAGCTCTATCGTGGCCATCGTGTACATCTGTCTGCTGCCCCTCATCCTGCAGACCTACACACCTGCCTGGATATGCTGGCACCTCGCCTATGGACACTGGAACCTCATCATGATTGTCTTCCATTACTACATGGCTATCACCACTTCACCTGGGCACCCACCACAG GCCAAGAACGACCTCACTGGTGTGTCCATCTGCAGGAAATGCATTGCCCCTAAGCCAGCTCGCACCCATCACTGCAGCATCTGCAACAG GTGTGTGCTGAAGATGGACCACCACTGCC CCTGGCTAAACAACTGTGTGGGACACTACAACCACCGCTacttcttctctttctgcttgTTCATGACCATGGGCTGCATTTACTGCAGCATCAGCGGCTGGGAGATGTTCCGAGATGCCTACACAGCCATTGAG AGAATGAAACTGCTTGAGAAGGAGAGACTGCAGGTGGCTGCCAACCAG ACATACTACCAGACCCCACCACCCACCTTCTCCTTCCGCCAGAGAGCTTTCCACAAGAGCGTGGTCTACCTCTGGGTCCTGTGCAG CTCAGTTGCACTGGCCCTGGGTGCCCTCACGCTGTGGCACGCCGCCCTCATCACTCGCGGGGAAACGAGCATCGAACGGCACATCAACAGAAAGGAGAGGCAGAGACTGCAGAAGAAAGGCAAGGTGAGCATAGCCCACGGCacaggggctggctggggcagagccagaCCTGATGTGCCTCTCCCTGTCCCGCAGGTCTTCAGGAACCCCTACAGTTACGGCAGCTGGGATAACTGGAAGGTGTTCCTGGGTGTGGATGTGCCAAG GCACTGGCTCACCCGTGTCCTGCTGCCCTCTCCTCACCTGCCCCACGGGACAGGCCTGAGCTGGGACCTGCCTCCCTGTGTGACGGAGCAACGCGCGCCACTCCTGGCAATCTGA
- the ZDHHC16 gene encoding palmitoyltransferase ZDHHC16 isoform X4, translating into MLLSSGRCLGTVGIALEQAGCLPVGSLPNSCHYCRRGVAGMRSRQRMFAAVMRLLLKCLRLGRRRRFKLLRQVEQLWHYGHLCLRSLLYNSFTNGDVVLDSLFEPVYWLVDHVTRWFGVVFVALVIGLTSSIVAIVYICLLPLILQTYTPAWICWHLAYGHWNLIMIVFHYYMAITTSPGHPPQAKNDLTGVSICRKCIAPKPARTHHCSICNRCVLKMDHHCPWLNNCVGHYNHRYFFSFCLFMTMGCIYCSISGWEMFRDAYTAIETYYQTPPPTFSFRQRAFHKSVVYLWVLCSSVALALGALTLWHAALITRGETSIERHINRKERQRLQKKGKVFRNPYSYGSWDNWKVFLGVDVPRHWLTRVLLPSPHLPHGTGLSWDLPPCVTEQRAPLLAI; encoded by the exons GCGTGGTGTGGCAGGGATGAGGAGCCGGCAGCGGATGTTTGCCGCGGTGATGCGCCTGCTCCTCAAGTGCCTGCGGCTGGGGCGGCGGCGCCGGTTCAAGCTGTTGCGGCAggtggagcagctgtggcactACGGGCACCTCTGCCTCCGCTCCCTGCTCTACAACTCCTTCACCAACGGCGACGTGGTGCTTGACTCTCTCTTCGAGCCGGTCTACTGGCTGGTGGACCATGTCACCCGATGGTTTGGTGTG GTGTTTGTGGCACTGGTGATTGGGCTCACGAGCTCTATCGTGGCCATCGTGTACATCTGTCTGCTGCCCCTCATCCTGCAGACCTACACACCTGCCTGGATATGCTGGCACCTCGCCTATGGACACTGGAACCTCATCATGATTGTCTTCCATTACTACATGGCTATCACCACTTCACCTGGGCACCCACCACAG GCCAAGAACGACCTCACTGGTGTGTCCATCTGCAGGAAATGCATTGCCCCTAAGCCAGCTCGCACCCATCACTGCAGCATCTGCAACAG GTGTGTGCTGAAGATGGACCACCACTGCC CCTGGCTAAACAACTGTGTGGGACACTACAACCACCGCTacttcttctctttctgcttgTTCATGACCATGGGCTGCATTTACTGCAGCATCAGCGGCTGGGAGATGTTCCGAGATGCCTACACAGCCATTGAG ACATACTACCAGACCCCACCACCCACCTTCTCCTTCCGCCAGAGAGCTTTCCACAAGAGCGTGGTCTACCTCTGGGTCCTGTGCAG CTCAGTTGCACTGGCCCTGGGTGCCCTCACGCTGTGGCACGCCGCCCTCATCACTCGCGGGGAAACGAGCATCGAACGGCACATCAACAGAAAGGAGAGGCAGAGACTGCAGAAGAAAGGCAAG GTCTTCAGGAACCCCTACAGTTACGGCAGCTGGGATAACTGGAAGGTGTTCCTGGGTGTGGATGTGCCAAG GCACTGGCTCACCCGTGTCCTGCTGCCCTCTCCTCACCTGCCCCACGGGACAGGCCTGAGCTGGGACCTGCCTCCCTGTGTGACGGAGCAACGCGCGCCACTCCTGGCAATCTGA
- the ZDHHC16 gene encoding palmitoyltransferase ZDHHC16 isoform X5 yields the protein MRSRQRMFAAVMRLLLKCLRLGRRRRFKLLRQVEQLWHYGHLCLRSLLYNSFTNGDVVLDSLFEPVYWLVDHVTRWFGVVFVALVIGLTSSIVAIVYICLLPLILQTYTPAWICWHLAYGHWNLIMIVFHYYMAITTSPGHPPQAKNDLTGVSICRKCIAPKPARTHHCSICNRCVLKMDHHCPWLNNCVGHYNHRYFFSFCLFMTMGCIYCSISGWEMFRDAYTAIERMKLLEKERLQVAANQTYYQTPPPTFSFRQRAFHKSVVYLWVLCSSVALALGALTLWHAALITRGETSIERHINRKERQRLQKKGKVSIAHGTGAGWGRARPDVPLPVPQVFRNPYSYGSWDNWKVFLGVDVPRHWLTRVLLPSPHLPHGTGLSWDLPPCVTEQRAPLLAI from the exons ATGAGGAGCCGGCAGCGGATGTTTGCCGCGGTGATGCGCCTGCTCCTCAAGTGCCTGCGGCTGGGGCGGCGGCGCCGGTTCAAGCTGTTGCGGCAggtggagcagctgtggcactACGGGCACCTCTGCCTCCGCTCCCTGCTCTACAACTCCTTCACCAACGGCGACGTGGTGCTTGACTCTCTCTTCGAGCCGGTCTACTGGCTGGTGGACCATGTCACCCGATGGTTTGGTGTG GTGTTTGTGGCACTGGTGATTGGGCTCACGAGCTCTATCGTGGCCATCGTGTACATCTGTCTGCTGCCCCTCATCCTGCAGACCTACACACCTGCCTGGATATGCTGGCACCTCGCCTATGGACACTGGAACCTCATCATGATTGTCTTCCATTACTACATGGCTATCACCACTTCACCTGGGCACCCACCACAG GCCAAGAACGACCTCACTGGTGTGTCCATCTGCAGGAAATGCATTGCCCCTAAGCCAGCTCGCACCCATCACTGCAGCATCTGCAACAG GTGTGTGCTGAAGATGGACCACCACTGCC CCTGGCTAAACAACTGTGTGGGACACTACAACCACCGCTacttcttctctttctgcttgTTCATGACCATGGGCTGCATTTACTGCAGCATCAGCGGCTGGGAGATGTTCCGAGATGCCTACACAGCCATTGAG AGAATGAAACTGCTTGAGAAGGAGAGACTGCAGGTGGCTGCCAACCAG ACATACTACCAGACCCCACCACCCACCTTCTCCTTCCGCCAGAGAGCTTTCCACAAGAGCGTGGTCTACCTCTGGGTCCTGTGCAG CTCAGTTGCACTGGCCCTGGGTGCCCTCACGCTGTGGCACGCCGCCCTCATCACTCGCGGGGAAACGAGCATCGAACGGCACATCAACAGAAAGGAGAGGCAGAGACTGCAGAAGAAAGGCAAGGTGAGCATAGCCCACGGCacaggggctggctggggcagagccagaCCTGATGTGCCTCTCCCTGTCCCGCAGGTCTTCAGGAACCCCTACAGTTACGGCAGCTGGGATAACTGGAAGGTGTTCCTGGGTGTGGATGTGCCAAG GCACTGGCTCACCCGTGTCCTGCTGCCCTCTCCTCACCTGCCCCACGGGACAGGCCTGAGCTGGGACCTGCCTCCCTGTGTGACGGAGCAACGCGCGCCACTCCTGGCAATCTGA
- the ZDHHC16 gene encoding palmitoyltransferase ZDHHC16 isoform X6 has protein sequence MLLSSGRCLGTVGIALEQAGCLPVGSLPNSCHYCRRGVAGMRSRQRMFAAVMRLLLKCLRLGRRRRFKLLRQVEQLWHYGHLCLRSLLYNSFTNGDVVLDSLFEPVYWLVDHVTRWFGVTYTPAWICWHLAYGHWNLIMIVFHYYMAITTSPGHPPQAKNDLTGVSICRKCIAPKPARTHHCSICNRCVLKMDHHCPWLNNCVGHYNHRYFFSFCLFMTMGCIYCSISGWEMFRDAYTAIERMKLLEKERLQVAANQTYYQTPPPTFSFRQRAFHKSVVYLWVLCSSVALALGALTLWHAALITRGETSIERHINRKERQRLQKKGKVFRNPYSYGSWDNWKVFLGVDVPRHWLTRVLLPSPHLPHGTGLSWDLPPCVTEQRAPLLAI, from the exons GCGTGGTGTGGCAGGGATGAGGAGCCGGCAGCGGATGTTTGCCGCGGTGATGCGCCTGCTCCTCAAGTGCCTGCGGCTGGGGCGGCGGCGCCGGTTCAAGCTGTTGCGGCAggtggagcagctgtggcactACGGGCACCTCTGCCTCCGCTCCCTGCTCTACAACTCCTTCACCAACGGCGACGTGGTGCTTGACTCTCTCTTCGAGCCGGTCTACTGGCTGGTGGACCATGTCACCCGATGGTTTGGTGTG ACCTACACACCTGCCTGGATATGCTGGCACCTCGCCTATGGACACTGGAACCTCATCATGATTGTCTTCCATTACTACATGGCTATCACCACTTCACCTGGGCACCCACCACAG GCCAAGAACGACCTCACTGGTGTGTCCATCTGCAGGAAATGCATTGCCCCTAAGCCAGCTCGCACCCATCACTGCAGCATCTGCAACAG GTGTGTGCTGAAGATGGACCACCACTGCC CCTGGCTAAACAACTGTGTGGGACACTACAACCACCGCTacttcttctctttctgcttgTTCATGACCATGGGCTGCATTTACTGCAGCATCAGCGGCTGGGAGATGTTCCGAGATGCCTACACAGCCATTGAG AGAATGAAACTGCTTGAGAAGGAGAGACTGCAGGTGGCTGCCAACCAG ACATACTACCAGACCCCACCACCCACCTTCTCCTTCCGCCAGAGAGCTTTCCACAAGAGCGTGGTCTACCTCTGGGTCCTGTGCAG CTCAGTTGCACTGGCCCTGGGTGCCCTCACGCTGTGGCACGCCGCCCTCATCACTCGCGGGGAAACGAGCATCGAACGGCACATCAACAGAAAGGAGAGGCAGAGACTGCAGAAGAAAGGCAAG GTCTTCAGGAACCCCTACAGTTACGGCAGCTGGGATAACTGGAAGGTGTTCCTGGGTGTGGATGTGCCAAG GCACTGGCTCACCCGTGTCCTGCTGCCCTCTCCTCACCTGCCCCACGGGACAGGCCTGAGCTGGGACCTGCCTCCCTGTGTGACGGAGCAACGCGCGCCACTCCTGGCAATCTGA
- the ZDHHC16 gene encoding palmitoyltransferase ZDHHC16 isoform X3, with protein MEAAGGGPRRGVAGMRSRQRMFAAVMRLLLKCLRLGRRRRFKLLRQVEQLWHYGHLCLRSLLYNSFTNGDVVLDSLFEPVYWLVDHVTRWFGVVFVALVIGLTSSIVAIVYICLLPLILQTYTPAWICWHLAYGHWNLIMIVFHYYMAITTSPGHPPQAKNDLTGVSICRKCIAPKPARTHHCSICNRCVLKMDHHCPWLNNCVGHYNHRYFFSFCLFMTMGCIYCSISGWEMFRDAYTAIERMKLLEKERLQVAANQTYYQTPPPTFSFRQRAFHKSVVYLWVLCSSVALALGALTLWHAALITRGETSIERHINRKERQRLQKKGKVSIAHGTGAGWGRARPDVPLPVPQVFRNPYSYGSWDNWKVFLGVDVPRHWLTRVLLPSPHLPHGTGLSWDLPPCVTEQRAPLLAI; from the exons GCGTGGTGTGGCAGGGATGAGGAGCCGGCAGCGGATGTTTGCCGCGGTGATGCGCCTGCTCCTCAAGTGCCTGCGGCTGGGGCGGCGGCGCCGGTTCAAGCTGTTGCGGCAggtggagcagctgtggcactACGGGCACCTCTGCCTCCGCTCCCTGCTCTACAACTCCTTCACCAACGGCGACGTGGTGCTTGACTCTCTCTTCGAGCCGGTCTACTGGCTGGTGGACCATGTCACCCGATGGTTTGGTGTG GTGTTTGTGGCACTGGTGATTGGGCTCACGAGCTCTATCGTGGCCATCGTGTACATCTGTCTGCTGCCCCTCATCCTGCAGACCTACACACCTGCCTGGATATGCTGGCACCTCGCCTATGGACACTGGAACCTCATCATGATTGTCTTCCATTACTACATGGCTATCACCACTTCACCTGGGCACCCACCACAG GCCAAGAACGACCTCACTGGTGTGTCCATCTGCAGGAAATGCATTGCCCCTAAGCCAGCTCGCACCCATCACTGCAGCATCTGCAACAG GTGTGTGCTGAAGATGGACCACCACTGCC CCTGGCTAAACAACTGTGTGGGACACTACAACCACCGCTacttcttctctttctgcttgTTCATGACCATGGGCTGCATTTACTGCAGCATCAGCGGCTGGGAGATGTTCCGAGATGCCTACACAGCCATTGAG AGAATGAAACTGCTTGAGAAGGAGAGACTGCAGGTGGCTGCCAACCAG ACATACTACCAGACCCCACCACCCACCTTCTCCTTCCGCCAGAGAGCTTTCCACAAGAGCGTGGTCTACCTCTGGGTCCTGTGCAG CTCAGTTGCACTGGCCCTGGGTGCCCTCACGCTGTGGCACGCCGCCCTCATCACTCGCGGGGAAACGAGCATCGAACGGCACATCAACAGAAAGGAGAGGCAGAGACTGCAGAAGAAAGGCAAGGTGAGCATAGCCCACGGCacaggggctggctggggcagagccagaCCTGATGTGCCTCTCCCTGTCCCGCAGGTCTTCAGGAACCCCTACAGTTACGGCAGCTGGGATAACTGGAAGGTGTTCCTGGGTGTGGATGTGCCAAG GCACTGGCTCACCCGTGTCCTGCTGCCCTCTCCTCACCTGCCCCACGGGACAGGCCTGAGCTGGGACCTGCCTCCCTGTGTGACGGAGCAACGCGCGCCACTCCTGGCAATCTGA
- the ZDHHC16 gene encoding palmitoyltransferase ZDHHC16 isoform X2 has protein sequence MLLSSGRCLGTVGIALEQAGCLPVGSLPNSCHYCRRGVAGMRSRQRMFAAVMRLLLKCLRLGRRRRFKLLRQVEQLWHYGHLCLRSLLYNSFTNGDVVLDSLFEPVYWLVDHVTRWFGVVFVALVIGLTSSIVAIVYICLLPLILQTYTPAWICWHLAYGHWNLIMIVFHYYMAITTSPGHPPQAKNDLTGVSICRKCIAPKPARTHHCSICNRCVLKMDHHCPWLNNCVGHYNHRYFFSFCLFMTMGCIYCSISGWEMFRDAYTAIERMKLLEKERLQVAANQTYYQTPPPTFSFRQRAFHKSVVYLWVLCSSVALALGALTLWHAALITRGETSIERHINRKERQRLQKKGKVFRNPYSYGSWDNWKVFLGVDVPRHWLTRVLLPSPHLPHGTGLSWDLPPCVTEQRAPLLAI, from the exons GCGTGGTGTGGCAGGGATGAGGAGCCGGCAGCGGATGTTTGCCGCGGTGATGCGCCTGCTCCTCAAGTGCCTGCGGCTGGGGCGGCGGCGCCGGTTCAAGCTGTTGCGGCAggtggagcagctgtggcactACGGGCACCTCTGCCTCCGCTCCCTGCTCTACAACTCCTTCACCAACGGCGACGTGGTGCTTGACTCTCTCTTCGAGCCGGTCTACTGGCTGGTGGACCATGTCACCCGATGGTTTGGTGTG GTGTTTGTGGCACTGGTGATTGGGCTCACGAGCTCTATCGTGGCCATCGTGTACATCTGTCTGCTGCCCCTCATCCTGCAGACCTACACACCTGCCTGGATATGCTGGCACCTCGCCTATGGACACTGGAACCTCATCATGATTGTCTTCCATTACTACATGGCTATCACCACTTCACCTGGGCACCCACCACAG GCCAAGAACGACCTCACTGGTGTGTCCATCTGCAGGAAATGCATTGCCCCTAAGCCAGCTCGCACCCATCACTGCAGCATCTGCAACAG GTGTGTGCTGAAGATGGACCACCACTGCC CCTGGCTAAACAACTGTGTGGGACACTACAACCACCGCTacttcttctctttctgcttgTTCATGACCATGGGCTGCATTTACTGCAGCATCAGCGGCTGGGAGATGTTCCGAGATGCCTACACAGCCATTGAG AGAATGAAACTGCTTGAGAAGGAGAGACTGCAGGTGGCTGCCAACCAG ACATACTACCAGACCCCACCACCCACCTTCTCCTTCCGCCAGAGAGCTTTCCACAAGAGCGTGGTCTACCTCTGGGTCCTGTGCAG CTCAGTTGCACTGGCCCTGGGTGCCCTCACGCTGTGGCACGCCGCCCTCATCACTCGCGGGGAAACGAGCATCGAACGGCACATCAACAGAAAGGAGAGGCAGAGACTGCAGAAGAAAGGCAAG GTCTTCAGGAACCCCTACAGTTACGGCAGCTGGGATAACTGGAAGGTGTTCCTGGGTGTGGATGTGCCAAG GCACTGGCTCACCCGTGTCCTGCTGCCCTCTCCTCACCTGCCCCACGGGACAGGCCTGAGCTGGGACCTGCCTCCCTGTGTGACGGAGCAACGCGCGCCACTCCTGGCAATCTGA